CTGCAGTCAGAGAATTCGATTAACCTTGGGGAAGTGATCAGTACGGGAAACGTTGAGATCACTTCGCTAACCGGCGACATCACTGATAACAATGACAGCGCGAACAACATTGCGGCTTCGCGGGCAATTCTGTCTACGATCAATGGCCGCATCGGTTATACCCTGGAGACCGAGGTCGGAAATCTGGAAGCGGTGGCATCTGGGGATATCGACATCACTAATACCGGCGACCTGATCATCGGTGGTGTCAGTGAACTGGAGGGGATTGAATCGACTAATGGCCGAGTCATCGTCAGGTCTTTTGGGGGCATCGAGGTACAGGAGAATGTGTCCTCATATACAAATCTGTTGCTTTGGACGCAGGACTCAGCAGTGGCCAGCCTGGATGAAGATATCCTGGTTCACTCAGGAGTGACGCTGAAATCGGAGACAAACTATGTTGGCCTGTATTCCGACGATGATGTGACAGTCCAGGAACAGGCCCTGCTTCAAACGTCCGCGCATCATATCTATTTTCAAATTAATTATGACAGTGCCGATGGGGTTGGAGGTGTACTGGATCTGGACGGAAAATTAATTACAGAAGGGCCCTCCTATCGTACTTTAGTTTACGGCAGTTCCCAGGCAGATTCATATCAGATCGCCCCCAGTTTGGATTCTAGAATTTTCATTCAGGGTTACCATTGGTCCCAGACGGAGACGCTGGATGATGAGCTGATTTATTATATTCCCCAAGGAGAAGTTGCTACGCACAATATTAGTGGGCCGGATCAGGGCCAGATCTCTTTCAGTGGTTCGTATCAAGATATCGGGTATAATAATGTGCATACACATTTCCTGGCAGGCAGTCTGACGCTGGAAGGAACAGCGGGTGATGATGTCTTAACGATCAATGCAACAGGTGCCAACTCCGGCACATTTCAATTCAACGAAGGGCCGGTCGTTGCGTTTACGGATCTAACAGACCTGACATTCCGGGGACTGGAAGGAGATGACCGGCTGGTTATCAATCATCCGTCGGAAGGTCTGTTTGCGCCTCTGGGAGGAGTCCTGTTCGAAGGAGGGGGGCAGACGACGGAAGACACGCTGGAGATTTACGGTGGAACAGCGTCTTCAGTCGAACATCGATTTATCAACGAAAATGATGGTAGTATTATCTATAACGGCCAGACGACAGCAGCGATAACCTACACGGGGTTGGAACCGGTGCTGGATACGATTGCCGCGACCGATCGCAGCTTCAGTTTTACTGGTAGTGCCGAGACGATCACGCTGTCTGATGAAGGCGATGCGGGCGATGGTGAGTCAATGATCGATTCCACACTCGGGGAATCGGTGGTTTTCACTCATCCGACAGGCATGCTGACAATCAATACCGAAGTCTTCGGCGGTACAGGATCGGATACCATTATCGTCAACTCGGTCGATTCGACTTTCACGGCAAATCTGACAATCAACACCGGTAACGATGATACGGTGACACTGAATACGATTGATTCTGGATCCGGAAATGTGGAACTGAATGCCAATGAAGTTAACATCGATGGCACCTTGACGACCAGCGGCATGGTTGCGATCCAGGCTGATTCTCTGATCCGTTTTGCAGAAACCGGTGTCATTGATGCTACGGCAAATACCGTCCAGCTCACTGCAGGTCTCTCTATTCTACTGGGAAAGATCATTACAGCGGGGGATGTCTGGCTGACTTCCACAGGCGGTGCGATTCTGGATGCTACTATCAGTGAAAGCAGCCTGGTTCAGAGTAACAGCCTGTTTTTACAGGCGGCAACAGGAATCGGTGGAGCAGGTGATGCGGACCTCGATATCGAAGCGAATCAAATTATAGCGGACTCCTACCAGGGGCCGCTCATGCTCGACAACTTCGGGGGCCTGTTTCTTCAGCTTGCTGAACTCCCTGATCTGGTTCTCAATGAAGATGCGGGCGAACAGACGATTCCTCTCTCGCTGATTACGACTGCGGGAGGCACATCTCAACCGCTAAGTGTGACGGCCACGAGCAGTCAGCCATCCCTGATTCCGAATCCCCAGATAAACTATCTCGCCGGCGATACCACAGACAGCCTGGTTTTCACACCGGCGTCCGAGCAGAACGGGACGGCCACGATCACCCTCCTGGTAACAGATGGAGGCGCCGATCATCTGCTGGAGACAACGGGAGATAACCGGTCCATTGAGCTGACATTCGACATCACGGTCAGCCCGCAGAATGATGACCCCGAACTGGATCCACTCGGTGATCTTTTAGTGAGTGCAAATGCACCTGAGCAGACGGTTCTCTTTAGTGGTATTACTGCCGGTGGTGGCGAAGTGCAGCCCTTGCGTGTTACGGCGGAAAGCAATAATCCGGGTTTAATTGCAGACCCGGTGGTCAACTATGCGTCGGCTGATTCAACCGGCAGTCTGAGCTTCACTCCTGTCGCTGACCAGACGGGGACCGCCACAATTACGGTCATCGTGGAAGATGGTGGACTGGATGGTGATCTGGAGACAACCGCTGACAATGCCACATTGACTCGAACGTTTGTTGTTACTGTGAGCGTGCTGGAAACAGTCTCCTTGCGCGTCATGGACGATCCAACCGCAACTGATGCGAATGGAGAAACGGAATCGTTGTCCGCTGAGGTGAACTGGCTTGGTGAGTGGGACAGTTACTGGCTCGAACTCTGGGTGAGCACCGAAGACCTGAATTCCCAGGGGATCACATCGGTTTCGCTGGACCTGGCCTATCTGACGGATCTGACTTCAGCGACCGGCATCGAATATGGTGCGGCATTTTCCCAGAATCAGTCCGGGACGATAAATGATGAGAACGGTCTAGTCGAAGGTCTGTCAGCGACAACCGATTTAACGGACCTGGGAATCAATACGCAGTTGCTGTTCGCACGAATCCGATTTGAATCACTGGCCGAGGATAACGTTCTGCTGGACCTGGAGGGGCAACGCATTGGTCCGCATGATCCCGGTTTCCAAATTCAGACTTTACAGATCGGACTGGCAAGTGAGCGGGTGAGCCAGAACGCGATCGAGGATCATACCGCCGCTGCGATCTGGGCCAACCCGTTCGACCTGAATGATGATGGCCAGATCAGCTTCCGGGATCTGCTGCTGTTTGCGAGTGTTTACAACAGTTTCACTGCGGAGTCGAGTTCACAGTATGCCTGGTTCAGTGACTTCAACCAGAGTGGTCGCGTCGCTTTCCGGGATCTGGTCTTACTGGCGACGAATTACAATAAATCAAAGCTTCTGCAGCAGCAAGTGATTTATCCCAATAATTATCCCCAGGATTGGGATCAGCAGCTACAGGTTTCATCGCTTCTGGATACTCCCTCAACGGCAAGGGAATTAAATCAAAACCAGGCACAGACCGCTCTGCAGAGTGCTGTGGATGATGTGCGACCGAAACTGAGTGACGAGGGACAGCAGAAGCTGGCACAGGTTCAGGTCGAGGTGGTCGATCTGTCGGGAAACACACTGGGCAGGGTAGAAGGGAATACGATTTATCTCGATGTCAATGCGGCCGGTTATGGCTGGTTTGTTGATCAGACGCCCCGGGATCATAGTGAGTTTTATTCTGACGGCCAGCTGTCACTCATCGCATTGCCTGACAGCGAGGCAGCGGGTTTGATTGATCTCTGGACAGTGATCCGACACGAACTGGGGCACCTGCTGGGTTATGAACATACAGACGACGGATTGATGGAAGCAGTGCTGGATCCTGGCGAACGAAAGTTAGCTGACTGGTCAGAGGAGACCGATGACTTTTTTGCGTCGCTGGAAGACGATACCGAACTGCTCTCGTTCTGACTGTGTTTAGAATCCAGTCTGGTATATCAAGAGTTGAACAGAGATCCGCAATTGGATCAGGTCAGTAATTGCTGGACGGGGCCGGTGCTGTCGGCGAAGCGGTCGAGCTTGAGGCCCATGACTTGTGCGTGCGTGAGCCAGAGGTTGGCCAGGGCTGTGCCATCTGAGCAGTGCAGATGCTGTCCCGTCTTTAAGCGTCCTCCACCGGAACCGGCGACGACGATGGGCAGGTCGGTATATTGATGGGTGGCACCATCGCCCAGACCAGAGCCATACGTGAAGATGGTATTATCCAGTAATGTCGTCCCATCCGACTCGCGAATGGCATCCATCTTCTCAACGAGATAAACAAACTGTTCCATATGGAATCGATCCACCTGCAGCAGTTCTTTCATAAACTTATTCTGATTATGCGACATCTGATGATGGCTCATCGGTTTGTCGAACAGCGATTCGTAGCGCATGGGGGTATCCCAGCGTTCGGGGCCAATCATCAGGGTGGCCACATTGGTTAAACCTACCTGCAGGGCTGCGACCATCAGGTCTCCCATCAGGCGAATATACTGGCCACGGGGGAGCTGGGAGTTATCTGGTTCTTTGACGGAAGCTTTGCCTATTTCATGTTTGATCTGATCGAGTTTGTCCATCTGTTCTTCGATCGTCCTGATGCCATCGAAGTACTCCTCGAATTTCTCACGGTCTGCCCGGCCGAGCCGTCTGTTTAATGAACGTGCATCTTCGAGAACCAGTCCCGTGATGTCGCGAAAGGCCTGGTTCTCCTGTGTGCCGAACATGTGGCGGTAGACTTTTCGTGGATCACGCATCGAAGGCGCGACATGCCCCGTGCCATACCAGGAGATATTGTCAAAATAGATCGACTCTTTGTTGTCCCGATGGCTGTTGCAACTCAGTTCCAGAGTACGGAACGGAGTCTTCTCTCCAACGTGGTCCGCAATGATATGATCGAGCGTACGCGCCAGCGGGTATACCGACGACTTGACTGCATGGGCAGTGGCGCTACTTAAAAAACAGGAGGCACATTGGGCGTGCACATCGCTTCCATGCTTGTAGAAGCGATCCATGCCGGTGATGAGCGTGACTTTCTGCTTTACTTTTTCGAGTGGTTGCTGCGTGGGCGTCAGTTCTTGCAGAGGACGCATCCCGACTTCCAGACCGGTTTCCCGGGTAATCTCTTCCTGACTGCTTGTGAATTTGGGAATCGCCGCATTTTGTTCGCCCGGAAAGAAACCGCGACGCACCACGCCAATGGGCACATAGAAGACTGCCAGACGTTGAGCCGGTTGCGGAGGAACTTCAGAGTGTGCGAGACTTTCCAGCCAGGGCAATGCCAGTGTTGCACCTGCTGCTCCGCGGAGAAATGATCGCCGACTGGTTTTCATCATCATTCTGCCATTCTACGCTAACATGTTACGGGATCGTTTCAGGATGAGTTTGCTGATTCAATGACACAGCCTGGTTTCCCTGCCTGACTGTACCCTGTAAGAACGGGCGACTCAATACGATTTGTTTGATGAGGGACTGGAACCGGTAATCTGCGGCTGCTGTTTCCGTTACAATCTCTTCCAGAGCCAGTGAATCAGCAGCTCCCATTTCGCGTCCCAGGGCGAATGCAAGCAGATGTGCTGCAAACGCGCGGGTAAATCGATCCTTTTCGGTCAGCAAAGCATCTTTAAACTCGATGATATTTGCGAATTCATGTTTGCTCAGCAACTTGCCACTGGCGTCGACCATTCGCCCCTTGGGGTATGTTATACGCCAGAGGCCGGCTGCATCATAATTTTCTAAGGCAAACCCTAGTGGATCGATCCGCTGGTGACAGCCCGCACAGCTGGCATGTTCTCTATGGGCAGCAAATCGCTCACGCAATGTCAGGTTTTCTTCGCCGGACTTTGGCTTGTCTTCCAGTAAGGGGACATCAGCGGGCGGAGGTTTGGGGGGATCATTCAGTATGACACCCGCAATCCAGGCGCCGCGTGTGATCGGCTGAGTTCGCGTGGCATTTGATGTCATCGTCATGACGGCTGCGTTGGTGATGACTCCGCCCTGCCGCCGGTCTTTGACAGGCACACGTCGAAATTGTACTGTCACCGGGGAACCTGGATTTCCGCGCGTCCCATCGCGGTACCAGGCATTCAATAAATCGCTACGATAACTGAAATCGGAATCGATTAACTTGAGGACGGACTGATCTTCAATCAGTAAGGTTTCAAACAAAAGCAATGGCTCCAGCATCATATGCATGCTGGCACGGTACTTGGAAAAGTAGAACTGTGGATACCGCTGTTGATCAGGAGTGGAAGAGATAATGCGTTCCAGTTGCAGCCATTGGGTAGGAAAACTGTCGCAAAATCGTTTCAGACGCTCGTCATGCAGCATGCGGGCAACCTGCTCCGTTAAAACGTCAGGCTCATGAAGTTTTCCAGCCGTGGCCAGATCGAGCAGGGGCTGGTCAGGAATACTTCCCCAGAGGAAAAACGAGAGACGCGAAGCCAGGCTGAAATCATCAATGCCTGTCTGATTCGGAGAGGCTCCGTCGGCGGGCTGATCATACAGATAGAAAAACTGGGGCGAAGCCAGTACCGCTGCTGCCGCTTCCTGCATGCTTTCCGTAAAAGACTTTTGTTGTTGTATCTGACTTATAACATACGAGGTATAGCGCTCTACAAGTTTGTCACTGGCGGGACGTCGAAAAGCGCGCGTCAGAAATTTCCTTAAGCGGGCTTCTACGATTGCCTGTGTTTCTTCGGTCGTGCCTTCTGCCGGAGCTGCGAAGAACTGCTTCCAGATACCACAGGTTTTGGAGTTGAAGTCGGTACTGAAGACAATGGAACGGCTCAGTCTCAGAAATGATTCCAGCAGTAGTGGGGAAAGCGAGAGGTGATCGGCTCGATTATCGAACCCATTCTCGGCCCGCAGGTCCTGTGGAAAGGCGGCTACTCCGCCCAGTCGTTTTTCGATCAACTGCGACTTGCCCAGCGGACGACTGCCGACCCGCACCTGCTGAGGCATTTTTCCGGTTTGTGGCTGAAAGTAATTGTCGTACTCCCGCATCATCCGCTCTGGGAGTGAGAAGACTTCCACTTTCAGCTGGAACAGATCCTGAACGGCATTGTTGTACTGAAACCGGTTCATTCGTCGAATCGGTGTGCCTGGCACGTTCTCCGCTGATTCAATCGATTGCTTCAGGTATGCTTTCAGACTGGCTACCAGTTGCGTGCGCGTCTTTTCAGCAAGAGGCTGTTCACTTTCAGGTGGCATGTATCCGGAGTCGACTGCCTCAATTAAATCCTGCAACGTTTCGGGAGTGCTTACCAGTTGATCGGAATTTTGCAGGCTGAGCAGATTGACCTCGCCTTCAACCATTCCATGCTTGCCGTGACACTTCACACAGAACTGCTGAAAGGCCGGGCGGATGATGGTCGAGAAAGTGTCAGTCTGTGGATCAGGCGCAGGCTCAGCTCCCTGGCTAAACAGGGGGGATAGCCAGATCGCCACAAAAACACTGCTATACGAAAATCGAGATATCAAGGTCGCCTCTGATCCGGGATTCACCAATGAGAATAAGACTGAGACCGTTCTATGTATAACTTCTCGTTTATATATTAACTCAGCGCCCCCCACTGTGTCTATTACGGAGTGGATCTCCCCAGATTTCGTAGGAGTGAGCAATATTCATCTGGGGGGATGAATTCAGAGTGCTGGGTACAAACGGCTCTTGATTTTCTGTTTCAACCTAGCCTTATCCCACTGCGGTACTTGTGCCTGTCTGGTAGATAAACCAAACCGTTCTGATACAATCAAAGATCTCAACTTCTTACAGATATCATACCAGAGCCGAGGCGCAGGGCATTCCAATGACAGATCAACGACCAAACATCATATTCATCATTACCGATCAGCAGCGCTTCGATACGATTCATGCTGCCGGCTATGATTTTATGGAAACGCCCCACCTGGATCGTCTGCATCGCGAGGGAATTGTATTCAACAACTGTTTCATCACGGCCGCTTCCTGTGCTCCTGCGAGAGCATCACTCTTTACAGGGCATTATCCACATACGACGGGGATTCTGAAGAATGCAGATACCTGGAAGCATGGCTGGATCGAAAACCTGCAGGAGGGAGGTTACCAGACGGTCAATATCGGCAAGATGCACAGCTGGCCTTACACGACTCCCCTGGGCTTCGATCAACGGTACGTTGTGGAGAACAAAGATCGCTACCTGGAAGGTCGCTACTTTTACGATGAGTGGGACAAAGCCTTGCGCGCCCGCGGTCTGGTGAAACAGCAACGGGAACTCTATCGCCAGCTACCTGATTACAGAGAAAGCCTGGGCGCCTTCGACTGGCTGCTGGATGAGGATATGCATCCAGATATGTTCGTGGGGAATATGGCGGTCGACTGGATTCGCAATTACCCCGTCAGCGAACCGCTGTTTCTGGAAATTGGTTTTCCTGGCCCGCATCCTCCCTATGATCCGATTCCCCGGTATACCGAGTCTTATCTGAAAAAAGATCTCAACATCGCACCCGTTCTGGAAAGTGATCTGGTGCACCAGCCGGACCCATTAAAGGCAATGCGAATTCATAATCACGAGGTTGATCACGACTCAGTCGTGCATCTCCTTGATCCCACGGAAGAACAGCGACACCGACAGCGCGCCTATTATCTGGCGAACGTCACGATGATTGACGAAAAGGTGGGAGAGATCATGACTGCTCTGGAAGAGAAGGGGCTGCTCGACAACTCGATTGTCATCTTCAGCTCCGATCATGGCGATTGCCTGACGGACCATGGACACAGTCAGAAATGGACCATGTATGATGTTATTACGCGTGTGCCGATGATTATCTGGGCGCCAGGTCGCTTTGGCGAACCGCGGGCGATTGATGGTCTGGTTCAGCAGATGGATCTGGGGCCCACATTGATGGAGCTTGCTGATATCCCCATCCCGGAACCAATGGCAGCACGCAGTCTTTTGCCGTTGCTGGAATCAGACCCTGAAGCTTCATCCTGTTTACGTGACGTCGTATTCGCCGAACAGGCCAAAGATGGCATTCTGACAACCAGCAAGTTTATGACCATGGTGCGCACGCAGGATTGGAAACTGGTTCATTTCCTGGACGAACCCTGGGGCCAGCTGTTTGATCTCAAAGCCGATCCCCTGGAGGTAGACAACCTCTGGGATGCGCCCGAACATGCCGAAAAGAAGAAAGAGCTGCTCGCCATCCTCCGCGAATGGCGTATTCGCGACAGTTATGAAAATTCTGACCTCTGGGAAGAGTATCGGTGACACTGATTATCGGCTATGAAGCTTGATCTGTGACTAATTTTCTGATTTCAGCCAGGCTGAGCGCTGGAAAAGCTCTGTACCGTATGTCACGTAAAAAAAGAGCCACTTGCGGTGAATCACAAGTGGCTCTTTTTATGGTGGCGGGTGTCACTTTTGAGCTGGATATCAAGTTGAAAATGATTTCGATAAATCCTATTGAATTCGATATTTGGGAAGAGCCGGTCCGAGAGAATTTCGAATTGGAGATTCCCTGAATCGGACACAGTCGGACTATTTTCGGAATGAGTATACACTTCTGAATCCCATCACTCCCATAAGAAGTTCTACAGCAGGTGTGATAACACCCACCCGACTGTCTGGGATCGTGTGAAGAATCAACCGCACTGACACTCTGCTCTGGTCTACTCCCAGCAGGGGATCAGGGTGCCAGCGGTTATCCGGGGAAATCTCTGTAAGTCGAAGATTAATTGATATTTGGGAGGCGGGAGCTGGCCTGGATTAGAACTTTTAGAACAAAAAACAAATATTCTCTGACCGAATGTCCTGTTTCATTACATCACTCAGATAGATGAAACATAGGTCTGTTTTTTACTGCAATCTGAACACAGAGATCAGGAATGTCCCATGAGAATATTTGAACGAATCAACGACATTATTGCGGCCAATATTCATGATATGCTCGATCAGTTTGAAGATCCGGAAGTCATGTTGAAACAGGCCATCCGGGAGATGGAACATTCAATTGATACCGTTACCCAGGATACGGCACGTGTGATGGCGGGTGAGAAGCGACTCATTCGGGAGTTGACCAAAAATGAAATGGAAGCTCAGAACTGGCAGCAACGTGCAATGCAGGCGGTCCAGAACGGAGACGATCAACTGGCTCGCAAAGCGCTGGCCCGTAAAAAGGAACATGAAAACCTTTGTCAGGCCCTGAAAGAGCAACTGGAGCCGGTTAAAAAAGCGGGGGAAACGCTGAAGGTTCAATTGTCGGCGATGAAAGCCAAACTGGCTGAAGCGAAGCGGGAGTTGTCTGCTTTACTGCTGCGCAAGCGATCTGCAGAAATCCGGAAACAGTCGCGCACTTCATTGAGTTGCCAGCAGACCAAAGCCTTTAATGCGAATGCATTTCGCAAGTTCGATCGGCTGCGAGAAAAAGTCGAAGAAGCAGAAGCGGAAGCCGATGCAATGGATGAGTTAAACGCAATGGCTGATATGACCATGCTGGATCCCCGGGATACGTTTGCCAAAGATTCTCTGGCTGAGGGGGTTCATTCACTGGAGATCGAAGAGGAGTTGAATGCACTGAAGCAGAAGAAGGACTGATTCTTCTCAGGATGAAAACTTGACAAATGAATCCGGCAATACTGAGAATGAAGAGTGCTTCGCTCGTACAGGATGAAAAAGGCCCAGCGTCCGTGAATCGATTCCCCCAAACCCGGCAGACGTTGATACAACGTATCGCGACCGATCGTCAAGCGCCGGAATGGAATACGTTTCTTGACGATTACTGGGGGCCGG
The genomic region above belongs to Gimesia chilikensis and contains:
- a CDS encoding DUF1552 domain-containing protein, encoding MMMKTSRRSFLRGAAGATLALPWLESLAHSEVPPQPAQRLAVFYVPIGVVRRGFFPGEQNAAIPKFTSSQEEITRETGLEVGMRPLQELTPTQQPLEKVKQKVTLITGMDRFYKHGSDVHAQCASCFLSSATAHAVKSSVYPLARTLDHIIADHVGEKTPFRTLELSCNSHRDNKESIYFDNISWYGTGHVAPSMRDPRKVYRHMFGTQENQAFRDITGLVLEDARSLNRRLGRADREKFEEYFDGIRTIEEQMDKLDQIKHEIGKASVKEPDNSQLPRGQYIRLMGDLMVAALQVGLTNVATLMIGPERWDTPMRYESLFDKPMSHHQMSHNQNKFMKELLQVDRFHMEQFVYLVEKMDAIRESDGTTLLDNTIFTYGSGLGDGATHQYTDLPIVVAGSGGGRLKTGQHLHCSDGTALANLWLTHAQVMGLKLDRFADSTGPVQQLLT
- a CDS encoding PspA/IM30 family protein — protein: MRIFERINDIIAANIHDMLDQFEDPEVMLKQAIREMEHSIDTVTQDTARVMAGEKRLIRELTKNEMEAQNWQQRAMQAVQNGDDQLARKALARKKEHENLCQALKEQLEPVKKAGETLKVQLSAMKAKLAEAKRELSALLLRKRSAEIRKQSRTSLSCQQTKAFNANAFRKFDRLREKVEEAEAEADAMDELNAMADMTMLDPRDTFAKDSLAEGVHSLEIEEELNALKQKKD
- a CDS encoding sulfatase family protein, which produces MTDQRPNIIFIITDQQRFDTIHAAGYDFMETPHLDRLHREGIVFNNCFITAASCAPARASLFTGHYPHTTGILKNADTWKHGWIENLQEGGYQTVNIGKMHSWPYTTPLGFDQRYVVENKDRYLEGRYFYDEWDKALRARGLVKQQRELYRQLPDYRESLGAFDWLLDEDMHPDMFVGNMAVDWIRNYPVSEPLFLEIGFPGPHPPYDPIPRYTESYLKKDLNIAPVLESDLVHQPDPLKAMRIHNHEVDHDSVVHLLDPTEEQRHRQRAYYLANVTMIDEKVGEIMTALEEKGLLDNSIVIFSSDHGDCLTDHGHSQKWTMYDVITRVPMIIWAPGRFGEPRAIDGLVQQMDLGPTLMELADIPIPEPMAARSLLPLLESDPEASSCLRDVVFAEQAKDGILTTSKFMTMVRTQDWKLVHFLDEPWGQLFDLKADPLEVDNLWDAPEHAEKKKELLAILREWRIRDSYENSDLWEEYR
- a CDS encoding DUF1592 domain-containing protein is translated as MAIWLSPLFSQGAEPAPDPQTDTFSTIIRPAFQQFCVKCHGKHGMVEGEVNLLSLQNSDQLVSTPETLQDLIEAVDSGYMPPESEQPLAEKTRTQLVASLKAYLKQSIESAENVPGTPIRRMNRFQYNNAVQDLFQLKVEVFSLPERMMREYDNYFQPQTGKMPQQVRVGSRPLGKSQLIEKRLGGVAAFPQDLRAENGFDNRADHLSLSPLLLESFLRLSRSIVFSTDFNSKTCGIWKQFFAAPAEGTTEETQAIVEARLRKFLTRAFRRPASDKLVERYTSYVISQIQQQKSFTESMQEAAAAVLASPQFFYLYDQPADGASPNQTGIDDFSLASRLSFFLWGSIPDQPLLDLATAGKLHEPDVLTEQVARMLHDERLKRFCDSFPTQWLQLERIISSTPDQQRYPQFYFSKYRASMHMMLEPLLLFETLLIEDQSVLKLIDSDFSYRSDLLNAWYRDGTRGNPGSPVTVQFRRVPVKDRRQGGVITNAAVMTMTSNATRTQPITRGAWIAGVILNDPPKPPPADVPLLEDKPKSGEENLTLRERFAAHREHASCAGCHQRIDPLGFALENYDAAGLWRITYPKGRMVDASGKLLSKHEFANIIEFKDALLTEKDRFTRAFAAHLLAFALGREMGAADSLALEEIVTETAAADYRFQSLIKQIVLSRPFLQGTVRQGNQAVSLNQQTHPETIP